In Mixta intestinalis, the following are encoded in one genomic region:
- a CDS encoding DMT family transporter: MISYLVLFIAGCFEVAGISTLNGYANTETVSRKVTFLLATIVLFAIALSSLSISMREIPLSVAYAIFTGVGTVGAVAVGVFINGDKIRLLKGASIFLIIFSAIMLKLV; this comes from the coding sequence ATGATTTCCTATCTCGTTCTGTTTATTGCCGGATGCTTCGAGGTTGCCGGCATCTCCACCTTGAATGGATATGCCAATACCGAAACCGTTAGCCGTAAGGTCACGTTCCTTCTGGCCACCATTGTACTTTTTGCCATTGCGCTCAGTTCGTTGAGTATCTCCATGCGCGAGATCCCCCTTTCCGTGGCCTATGCCATCTTTACGGGCGTGGGTACCGTTGGTGCCGTTGCGGTAGGCGTGTTTATTAACGGAGATAAAATCCGTTTGCTCAAGGGGGCAAGTATCTTTCTTATTATCTTCAGCGCAATCATGCTGAAGCTGGTTTAA
- a CDS encoding formate hydrogenlyase maturation HycH family protein — translation MGETVIFSQLSRKFIDESDDTPADAQQVIYYGLAIGHHLGVIDCLSAVLTCPWDDYLAWIATLEAGSEARRKMEGVPRYGEIVIDATHITMLASAFDAALAHQTAQQQAWSREMLAMLHAIHQENAIYLMVRRQRD, via the coding sequence ATGGGTGAAACGGTAATTTTCAGCCAGCTCAGCCGCAAGTTCATTGACGAAAGTGATGACACCCCCGCCGACGCGCAGCAGGTGATCTATTACGGGCTGGCTATTGGTCACCACCTGGGGGTAATCGACTGCCTGTCGGCGGTGCTCACCTGCCCCTGGGATGACTATCTGGCGTGGATAGCCACCCTGGAGGCGGGCAGCGAGGCGCGGCGCAAAATGGAAGGCGTACCGCGCTACGGGGAGATCGTGATCGATGCGACTCATATAACGATGCTGGCGAGTGCCTTTGACGCGGCCCTTGCACACCAGACGGCGCAGCAGCAGGCGTGGAGCCGCGAGATGCTCGCCATGCTGCACGCCATTCACCAGGAAAACGCCATCTATCTGATGGTGAGGAGGCAACGTGACTGA
- the hycI gene encoding hydrogenase maturation peptidase HycI, whose translation MTDVLLCVGNSMMGDDGAGPLLAEMCQQAPHGDWVVFDGGSAPENEVVAIRELRPARLLIVDATDMGLNPGEIRRIDPDDIAEMFMMTTHNMPLNYLVDQLRDDVGEVVFLGIQPDIVGFYYPMTEAVKAAVERVHESLAERNGVLGFEEL comes from the coding sequence GTGACTGATGTTTTACTCTGCGTCGGCAACAGCATGATGGGTGACGATGGCGCCGGTCCGCTGCTGGCCGAGATGTGCCAGCAGGCACCGCATGGCGACTGGGTGGTGTTTGACGGCGGCAGCGCCCCGGAAAACGAGGTGGTAGCGATCCGCGAGCTGCGCCCGGCGCGGCTACTGATTGTGGATGCCACCGATATGGGGCTTAACCCCGGCGAGATCCGCCGCATTGACCCGGACGACATCGCCGAAATGTTTATGATGACCACCCACAATATGCCGCTTAACTATCTGGTGGACCAACTGCGCGACGACGTTGGTGAGGTCGTTTTCTTAGGCATTCAGCCGGATATTGTCGGGTTTTATTATCCGATGACGGAAGCGGTTAAGGCGGCGGTGGAAAGGGTTCATGAAAGCCTGGCAGAAAGGAATGGGGTGCTGGGATTTGAGGAGCTGTGA
- a CDS encoding formate hydrogenlyase complex iron-sulfur subunit codes for MFTFIKKVIKTGTVTESYPLQPIAVDKNLRGKPEHNPQQCIGCAACVNACPANALTVETDLLTGQLAWQFNLGRCIFCGRCEEVCPTTAITLSQEYELAVWSKADFLQQSRFDICYCRVCERPYAVQKEIDYAIEILRHNGDKRAESHRESFETCPDCKRLQGLAPSEKIQLIREMKEATR; via the coding sequence ATGTTTACCTTTATTAAAAAAGTAATCAAAACCGGCACGGTGACGGAGTCCTACCCGCTCCAGCCGATTGCGGTTGACAAAAATCTGCGCGGCAAGCCGGAACACAATCCGCAGCAGTGCATCGGCTGCGCGGCCTGCGTAAACGCCTGCCCCGCTAACGCCCTGACGGTAGAGACCGACCTGCTCACCGGGCAACTGGCATGGCAGTTTAACTTAGGGCGCTGCATCTTCTGCGGGCGCTGCGAGGAGGTCTGTCCGACCACCGCCATCACGCTCTCTCAGGAGTACGAACTGGCGGTGTGGAGTAAAGCGGATTTCCTCCAGCAGTCGCGCTTTGACATCTGCTACTGCCGGGTATGCGAGCGCCCCTACGCGGTGCAAAAAGAGATTGATTACGCGATTGAGATCCTGCGTCACAACGGGGACAAGCGGGCAGAATCACACCGCGAGAGCTTTGAAACCTGCCCGGACTGCAAGCGCCTGCAGGGGCTTGCGCCTTCGGAAAAAATCCAGCTAATCCGCGAAATGAAGGAGGCGACGCGATGA
- the nuoB gene encoding NADH-quinone oxidoreductase subunit B family protein has product MNELLGPRNKQGMPVPFTVDESIARMKTSLLKNIKRSAYVYRVDCGGCNGCEIEIFATLSPIFDPERFGIKVVPSPRHADILLFTGAVTRAMRSPALRAWESAPDPKICISYGACGNSGGIFHDLYCVWGGTDKIVPVDVYIPGCPPSPAATLYGFAMALGLLEQKIHAREPGSIDNQPAELLHPEMVQPLRVRIDRAARRLAGYRYGRQIADDFMRHLLKGEESVAAWLAQENDPRLSEIVANLIEVVGQERA; this is encoded by the coding sequence ATGAACGAACTCTTAGGGCCGCGTAACAAACAGGGGATGCCGGTACCGTTCACGGTGGATGAGTCCATCGCCCGCATGAAGACCTCGCTGCTGAAAAACATTAAGCGCTCGGCCTACGTCTACCGGGTAGACTGCGGCGGCTGCAACGGCTGCGAAATCGAGATCTTCGCCACCCTGTCGCCCATTTTCGATCCTGAGCGCTTCGGCATTAAGGTGGTGCCTTCCCCGCGCCACGCCGACATTCTGCTCTTTACCGGCGCGGTGACCCGCGCGATGCGCTCCCCGGCGCTGCGTGCGTGGGAATCGGCCCCGGATCCGAAAATCTGTATCTCCTACGGGGCCTGCGGCAACTCCGGCGGCATTTTCCACGATCTGTACTGCGTGTGGGGCGGCACCGACAAAATCGTCCCGGTTGACGTCTATATTCCCGGCTGCCCGCCCTCCCCTGCCGCCACGCTGTACGGTTTTGCGATGGCGCTGGGGCTGCTGGAGCAAAAAATCCACGCCCGCGAGCCGGGGAGCATAGATAACCAGCCCGCCGAGCTGCTGCACCCGGAGATGGTGCAGCCTCTGCGGGTGCGCATCGACCGCGCCGCGCGTCGACTGGCTGGCTACCGCTATGGTCGCCAAATTGCGGATGATTTTATGCGCCATCTGCTGAAGGGCGAAGAGAGCGTGGCGGCGTGGCTGGCCCAGGAGAACGATCCGCGCCTGAGTGAAATCGTGGCCAATCTCATTGAGGTGGTCGGGCAGGAGCGCGCCTGA
- a CDS encoding excinuclease ABC subunit UvrA: protein MSSDKQQKAGSTPHHDISTSVSVHGARTHNLRDISFTFPRDAMVVFTGISGSGKSSLAFDTLYAEAQRRFMESIAPHARRLIEQASAPDVDGINGLPPAVALQQSRAGAQERSTVGSLTRISVTLRLLFSRAGIRPEGVPFLPAESFSPNNPQGACPTCQGMGMVHEVKADVLVPDGALSIREGAIASWPNGWQAKNLRSILDTLGYDIDAPWNTLSEQDKEWILFTDEQPSVPIFMGLNAEQRQEAIAAGTEPSYTGTYTSARKYVLQSYSGGKESVKKRLSRFITVAPCTECHGKRLNQKALSVTFAGHDIAQIGELTITQLKSLFLPFANGHSQSLPGEAALREATIRMTTDICGRLEQLEKLGLGHLSLGRRTTMLSSGELQRIRLATQLISRLFGVLYVLDEPAAGLHPDDVRALIHSLRSLLEAGNSLVIVEHNLDVIAEADWLTEVGPGPGRLGGEIVYNGIPSGLAQVSRSPTAGYLFGQRYKGLRQRRLPERWLKLEQVMCNNIHSVNVQIPLERMTVITGVSGSGKSTLLTQVLPTLLQRLDKTPEDEETGEETVYLGVQGKITAGGTSLKRLVRIDQRPIGRTPRSNLATYTGFFDTVRKLFAETDEARKRGFDASRFSFNLPAGRCPACEGQGQITIELMFMPQASAPCSACGGRRYNDETLEVRWNNRNIADVLALTVDEAITVFRNNEAIQRSLAALASLGLGYLTLGQPATELSGGECQRIKLAWELQRVQRGKTLYLLDEPSTGLHPADMDKLMRVLDKLVQRGDTVVMAEHDMRIASEADWVLDLGPGSGENGGEIVAAGTPEEVSHVGNSITAPYLLARLKKRIGDPEE, encoded by the coding sequence ATGTCATCAGACAAACAACAAAAAGCCGGCTCTACGCCACATCATGACATCAGTACAAGTGTAAGCGTACATGGAGCAAGAACACATAACCTCAGGGATATTTCGTTTACATTCCCCCGCGATGCAATGGTAGTGTTTACCGGGATCTCGGGTTCGGGTAAATCCTCACTGGCCTTTGATACCCTCTATGCGGAAGCCCAGCGACGGTTTATGGAATCTATTGCCCCTCATGCGCGGCGTCTGATTGAACAGGCGTCCGCACCGGATGTTGATGGTATCAATGGCCTGCCGCCTGCGGTTGCCCTGCAACAGAGTCGGGCCGGGGCTCAGGAACGATCTACCGTCGGTAGCCTGACGCGAATTTCTGTCACCTTAAGGCTGCTGTTTTCCCGCGCAGGCATTCGCCCCGAAGGGGTTCCGTTCCTGCCCGCCGAGTCGTTTTCACCCAATAATCCCCAGGGGGCTTGCCCAACCTGCCAGGGGATGGGAATGGTTCATGAAGTGAAAGCCGATGTGCTTGTTCCGGACGGTGCGCTGAGCATCCGTGAAGGTGCTATCGCCTCCTGGCCGAATGGCTGGCAGGCGAAGAACCTTCGTTCTATTCTCGATACGCTTGGCTACGACATTGATGCACCGTGGAATACGCTGTCTGAACAGGACAAAGAGTGGATCCTGTTTACCGATGAACAGCCTTCTGTACCTATCTTTATGGGTCTCAATGCAGAGCAGCGTCAGGAAGCGATCGCAGCCGGAACCGAACCTTCTTATACCGGTACTTATACCAGTGCCCGGAAATACGTACTGCAAAGTTATTCCGGCGGGAAAGAATCTGTGAAAAAACGTCTTTCACGTTTTATTACCGTGGCACCGTGCACCGAATGCCACGGTAAAAGGCTCAACCAGAAAGCATTGTCTGTGACTTTTGCCGGGCACGATATCGCTCAAATCGGTGAGCTGACGATAACGCAATTGAAATCTTTATTTTTACCCTTTGCCAACGGGCACTCTCAGTCTCTGCCTGGCGAAGCTGCATTAAGGGAAGCCACTATCAGAATGACGACCGACATTTGCGGACGTCTCGAACAACTTGAAAAACTGGGCCTTGGCCATTTGTCTCTCGGTCGCCGGACCACAATGTTGTCATCAGGGGAACTCCAGCGTATCCGGCTTGCAACCCAGCTCATCTCCCGCCTTTTCGGTGTGCTGTATGTGCTTGATGAACCTGCGGCCGGATTGCACCCGGATGACGTGCGGGCGCTGATTCATTCTCTACGTTCTCTTCTGGAGGCGGGTAACTCTCTGGTCATCGTCGAGCATAACCTGGACGTTATCGCCGAAGCAGACTGGCTGACGGAAGTCGGGCCAGGACCGGGCCGACTGGGTGGAGAAATCGTCTATAACGGCATACCGTCCGGGCTTGCACAGGTTTCCCGATCGCCTACGGCCGGTTATCTGTTCGGCCAGCGCTATAAGGGCCTACGCCAACGCAGACTTCCGGAGCGCTGGCTGAAGCTTGAGCAGGTTATGTGTAATAATATACATTCTGTTAATGTCCAAATCCCCCTTGAGCGGATGACCGTGATCACCGGTGTATCCGGCTCGGGTAAATCAACGCTTCTGACCCAAGTGCTCCCGACGTTGCTACAGCGGCTAGATAAAACCCCTGAAGATGAGGAAACGGGAGAAGAAACCGTATATTTGGGCGTTCAGGGGAAAATCACGGCCGGAGGAACCTCTCTCAAACGACTGGTCCGTATCGATCAGAGGCCTATAGGGCGCACACCGCGTTCGAACCTGGCGACCTATACTGGTTTTTTTGACACTGTCCGCAAGCTCTTTGCTGAAACCGATGAAGCCAGGAAACGTGGCTTTGACGCCAGTCGCTTTTCCTTTAATCTCCCTGCCGGGCGATGTCCTGCCTGCGAGGGGCAGGGGCAGATAACCATTGAACTGATGTTCATGCCTCAGGCAAGTGCGCCATGTTCTGCCTGTGGCGGGCGTCGCTACAATGATGAAACACTTGAGGTTCGCTGGAATAACAGAAACATAGCCGATGTTCTGGCCCTTACCGTAGACGAAGCCATTACCGTATTCAGAAACAATGAAGCCATACAGCGTTCTCTGGCAGCGCTTGCTTCGCTTGGTCTTGGCTACCTGACGTTAGGCCAGCCAGCCACGGAACTGTCCGGAGGTGAATGTCAGCGCATCAAGCTTGCCTGGGAGCTTCAGCGGGTGCAGCGGGGTAAGACACTCTATCTCCTCGACGAGCCGTCCACGGGGCTACATCCTGCGGATATGGATAAGTTGATGCGAGTGCTGGACAAGCTGGTTCAGCGAGGGGATACAGTTGTGATGGCAGAGCACGACATGCGGATAGCCTCGGAAGCCGACTGGGTCCTCGATCTCGGTCCTGGCTCGGGTGAGAACGGCGGGGAAATCGTTGCGGCTGGTACCCCGGAGGAGGTCAGTCATGTAGGTAACAGCATCACTGCGCCTTACTTATTGGCAAGGTTAAAAAAGCGGATTGGCGATCCTGAAGAATAA
- a CDS encoding LysR family transcriptional regulator, giving the protein MNLVDGIEAFVKIAELGSFAAAARELNISPSAVSKLVSKTEEELGTRLLNRNTRGLSLTQEGEMFLERCRVILNELKSAKEELSSISCEPRGKLRVSMPNMPSFFVPLISRFIELYPAVMLEVDLSDRLVDVVDEGFDAVIRVGHLSDSRLTARSLGNCPMNLVASPEYLKRYGTPSCVDDLSSHSCIQYRYPSSGRTEPWPLLNAGAGDINIIPAVVCNSTDIRLGLALNGKGIVFMPGLLTEKYLASGELEIVLGDIVGRSYDMNIVWPTNKYTTPRLKSFVSFMVENFNLS; this is encoded by the coding sequence ATGAACCTTGTTGACGGAATAGAGGCATTCGTAAAGATTGCGGAGCTTGGCAGCTTTGCCGCAGCGGCACGTGAGCTTAATATCTCGCCCTCAGCCGTAAGCAAGCTGGTTAGCAAAACGGAGGAAGAGCTGGGCACACGGCTTCTCAACCGAAACACCCGTGGATTAAGCCTGACGCAGGAAGGGGAGATGTTCCTTGAACGCTGCCGGGTGATCCTCAATGAACTAAAATCCGCAAAAGAAGAGCTTTCATCTATATCGTGTGAACCAAGGGGAAAGTTACGTGTAAGCATGCCTAATATGCCTTCGTTCTTTGTGCCCCTAATCAGTCGGTTTATCGAGCTTTATCCAGCTGTAATGCTGGAGGTGGATCTCAGCGACAGGCTGGTTGATGTCGTGGATGAAGGCTTTGACGCCGTAATCCGTGTTGGACATCTCTCTGATTCACGCTTAACGGCCCGCTCGCTCGGTAACTGCCCCATGAATCTGGTGGCATCGCCGGAGTATCTGAAGAGATACGGTACACCTTCCTGTGTGGATGACCTCAGCTCACACAGTTGCATCCAGTACCGGTATCCTTCCAGCGGCAGAACGGAGCCCTGGCCGTTACTGAATGCCGGGGCTGGAGATATCAATATCATCCCCGCTGTTGTATGCAACAGTACCGATATTCGCCTGGGGCTGGCCCTGAACGGAAAAGGGATTGTTTTTATGCCAGGGTTATTGACAGAAAAATATCTTGCGTCGGGAGAACTGGAGATTGTACTGGGTGATATCGTTGGGCGAAGTTATGATATGAATATCGTCTGGCCGACGAATAAATATACAACCCCAAGGCTTAAATCTTTCGTTAGTTTTATGGTTGAAAATTTTAACCTGTCTTGA
- a CDS encoding DMT family transporter: MNTKGLILIIIGAMFECAWAFGLKHAQGSFEIFLTVICVVASFGIFMLSFKYVGASIAYVVYTGLGTLFVVLVEMADTLSHGGQPEILRIVFVVTLMLGVIGVKGAKS; the protein is encoded by the coding sequence ATGAACACCAAAGGTCTCATCCTTATTATTATCGGCGCAATGTTTGAATGCGCCTGGGCATTCGGTCTTAAGCACGCGCAGGGCTCATTTGAAATATTTCTGACAGTGATCTGCGTAGTGGCCAGTTTTGGCATATTCATGCTTTCGTTCAAATACGTAGGCGCGAGTATTGCGTATGTGGTTTATACCGGTCTCGGTACCCTGTTTGTGGTGCTGGTCGAAATGGCTGACACCCTGTCCCATGGAGGTCAGCCAGAAATTCTCCGTATCGTATTTGTTGTCACACTGATGCTGGGCGTCATTGGTGTCAAAGGAGCAAAATCATGA